A stretch of the Mycobacteroides immunogenum genome encodes the following:
- a CDS encoding sensor histidine kinase has product MSRPGRVADYFAAEPMRVSAWLRLPLIGLIVLLGSDPNIQMWHNGVYYGVLAVYTVSAVLWVAIAVRGQVPQWVAPAATSVDIAAVVMLCLASGAGNTELLPVFFLLPVSVAFQERPMITAVLGIVTAAAYFGILVYYMADGNWDRIPDDEYLTWAALLWLTVFTTGMCFVLRRRSERVGQLLRTREQLVLESMRADERHNREVAERLHDGPLQNLLAARLQIEEVLERQPDPVLQAVHSSLRETAAELRGAVSSLHPQVLAELGLTAAIRELGRQYAARCAGDVVAELEEVGSPPAQPLVYRAAKELLTNAVKHGRAKNIRVQLTRDGELLTLVVVDDGAGFDPRDLVISVADGHIGLASLTVPIEAAGGEVAIASAPGSGTRVSVTVPADMAA; this is encoded by the coding sequence ATGAGCCGGCCGGGACGCGTCGCCGACTACTTCGCGGCCGAACCCATGCGGGTGTCGGCCTGGCTGCGGTTACCGCTCATCGGGCTGATCGTGCTGCTGGGATCTGATCCGAACATCCAGATGTGGCACAACGGCGTGTACTACGGAGTGCTGGCGGTGTACACGGTGTCGGCCGTGCTGTGGGTGGCGATCGCGGTACGGGGCCAGGTTCCGCAGTGGGTGGCGCCCGCGGCCACCTCGGTGGATATCGCCGCCGTGGTGATGCTGTGTCTGGCCTCCGGCGCCGGCAATACCGAGTTGCTTCCGGTGTTTTTCCTGCTCCCGGTTTCGGTGGCGTTCCAGGAGCGCCCGATGATCACGGCGGTCTTGGGAATCGTCACGGCGGCAGCCTATTTCGGCATACTCGTGTACTACATGGCCGACGGCAACTGGGACAGAATCCCCGACGACGAGTACCTCACCTGGGCGGCGTTGCTCTGGCTGACGGTCTTCACCACCGGCATGTGCTTTGTCCTGCGACGCCGCTCCGAGCGGGTCGGCCAGCTGCTGCGCACCCGTGAGCAGCTGGTTCTGGAATCGATGCGGGCCGATGAGCGCCACAACCGCGAGGTGGCCGAGCGACTGCACGATGGACCGCTGCAGAATCTCCTGGCGGCGCGTCTGCAGATCGAGGAAGTACTTGAACGACAGCCGGATCCGGTACTGCAGGCGGTGCATTCGTCATTGCGCGAGACGGCCGCCGAGCTACGTGGCGCGGTGTCCTCGTTGCATCCGCAGGTGCTGGCCGAATTGGGGTTGACGGCGGCTATCCGGGAACTCGGGCGGCAGTACGCGGCGCGGTGCGCAGGCGATGTCGTCGCGGAGCTCGAGGAGGTGGGTAGTCCCCCTGCGCAACCGCTGGTGTACCGCGCGGCCAAGGAGTTGTTGACCAATGCCGTCAAACACGGCCGGGCCAAGAATATTAGGGTGCAACTCACCCGGGACGGGGAGCTACTCACCCTTGTTGTCGTGGACGACGGTGCCGGCTTCGATCCGCGCGATCTGGTCATCTCGGTCGCCGACGGGCATATCGGCCTGGCCTCGCTGACCGTCCCCATCGAGGCGGCCGGTGGGGAGGTCGCCATTGCCTCGGCCCCTGGCTCGGGTACCCGGGTATCCGTCACGGTGCCCGCCGATATGGCAGCGTGA
- a CDS encoding response regulator — MQVSGELVRVVVGDDHPLFREGVVRALVGSGQITVVAEAENGAGALELIREHRPDVALVDYRMPELDGTQVAAAVRRDELPTRVLLLSAHDDAAIVYHALAEGAAGFLSKESTRAELVSAVLDCARGRDVVTASLTAGLAGEIRKRAQPVGPSLSSREREVLRMIATGQTVPAIAKELFLAPSTVKTHVQRLYEKLGVGDRAAAVAEAMRRGLLE; from the coding sequence ATGCAGGTGAGCGGCGAACTTGTGCGGGTGGTCGTCGGGGATGATCACCCGCTCTTTCGTGAGGGTGTGGTGCGGGCACTCGTGGGCAGCGGGCAGATCACCGTGGTCGCGGAGGCCGAGAACGGTGCCGGAGCGCTGGAGCTGATCAGGGAGCACCGGCCCGACGTCGCGTTGGTGGACTACCGGATGCCGGAGTTGGACGGCACTCAGGTGGCGGCGGCTGTGCGCCGCGACGAGCTGCCCACCAGGGTGTTGCTGCTCTCGGCACACGACGACGCGGCGATCGTGTACCACGCGTTGGCGGAGGGGGCCGCCGGCTTTCTGTCGAAGGAGTCGACGCGCGCCGAGCTGGTCAGTGCGGTGCTCGACTGTGCGCGGGGGCGCGATGTGGTGACCGCCAGCCTGACGGCGGGGTTGGCCGGCGAGATTCGCAAGCGGGCGCAGCCGGTGGGCCCATCACTCAGTAGCCGCGAACGTGAGGTGCTCCGGATGATCGCGACCGGCCAGACGGTGCCCGCCATTGCCAAAGAACTGTTCCTGGCCCCCTCCACGGTGAAGACCCATGTCCAGCGGTTGTACGAGAAGCTGGGCGTCGGCGATCGTGCGGCGGCGGTGGCCGAAGCCATGCGTCGCGGACTGCTGGAATAG
- a CDS encoding SDR family oxidoreductase, producing the protein MTGFLAGDAFTGRTVVLIGGGTGIGLRVARLVTAAGGDVVLGGRTAATLAAAADELGHRARWYRVDTSHQPSVDEFFDQIDGVHGLLTTAATYVTGSIAELSVEEAATPFESKFWGQYRVVKSALPKLATDASVVLVSGAASVRPAGNAPAYVAANAAIEGLARGLALELAPIRVNALSPGTVDGHLWSQRAPEVRRQAFEHISAAATLGRPVTEAEVAQAAVYLLLNTGTTGSTLYTDGGYALR; encoded by the coding sequence GTGACAGGGTTCTTGGCGGGTGACGCATTTACCGGCCGCACCGTGGTGCTGATCGGAGGGGGTACCGGTATCGGCTTGCGTGTGGCCCGACTGGTGACTGCGGCGGGTGGGGACGTGGTGCTGGGCGGACGGACCGCGGCAACGCTGGCCGCGGCCGCAGATGAATTGGGGCACAGGGCACGTTGGTATCGGGTGGACACCTCACATCAACCCAGTGTCGATGAGTTCTTCGACCAGATCGACGGGGTGCACGGGTTGCTCACCACGGCGGCGACCTACGTGACCGGTTCGATCGCTGAGCTTTCCGTCGAAGAGGCCGCCACACCTTTCGAGTCGAAATTCTGGGGTCAGTACCGGGTGGTGAAGTCGGCGCTACCGAAGCTGGCCACCGACGCCTCGGTGGTCCTGGTATCGGGGGCCGCCAGCGTCCGGCCCGCTGGAAACGCGCCGGCCTACGTCGCGGCGAACGCGGCCATCGAAGGTTTGGCGCGCGGGCTGGCCCTGGAGCTGGCGCCCATCCGCGTCAACGCGCTCTCCCCCGGCACGGTAGACGGGCACCTATGGAGCCAGCGGGCACCCGAGGTGCGCCGACAGGCCTTCGAGCACATCTCCGCGGCCGCCACGCTGGGCCGCCCGGTCACGGAAGCTGAAGTGGCGCAGGCCGCGGTCTACCTACTGCTCAACACCGGCACCACCGGATCAACGCTGTATACCGACGGGGGCTACGCGTTGCGCTAG
- a CDS encoding MinD/ParA family ATP-binding protein, whose product MEKEIVVSAPNDSVADGSEDEILDRTGPIIPIKLGAHAKRQRAEAATQQQQAQPELLPFPMPPRGPLSIVDAVPPHDPLVDLPPAIGDALGAQLRSEILPTPRRPASVGWRKWVYRGSFGVINPGESREEAELRELTAVVRSPWRGIHSLAVLGGNGGVGKTMMTAALGSVLSELRRKDMVLATDADPGQSANLASWIDPSASSTFADVLAQHEPERNFDLRFFVGQNSETGLDVLAANSHSVRPRGELNAEIYTQAHHRLQRLYSLLITDTGVDFWHPVMPGVLRCANGVVLVAAATPVGAEGAVRAIEWLIAEGYEYLIPRMVVVINHVRGYDNREDRRNSERLVAAMVARFHRWISPNHIVAVPYDPHIATAGPLDIQQLQPETWHGLLTAAASVSAGLASAWSV is encoded by the coding sequence GTGGAGAAGGAGATTGTCGTGAGTGCGCCCAACGATTCTGTGGCGGACGGCTCCGAGGACGAAATCCTCGACCGGACCGGTCCCATCATCCCCATCAAACTGGGCGCGCACGCCAAACGGCAACGCGCCGAAGCCGCCACACAACAGCAGCAGGCCCAACCCGAGCTGCTGCCGTTCCCTATGCCACCGCGCGGGCCGCTCTCGATTGTCGACGCGGTACCCCCGCATGATCCCCTTGTCGATCTACCACCGGCCATCGGCGACGCACTCGGGGCGCAGCTTCGATCCGAGATTCTGCCCACGCCACGGCGCCCCGCATCCGTCGGCTGGCGTAAATGGGTGTACCGCGGCAGTTTTGGCGTGATCAATCCGGGTGAGTCCCGGGAAGAGGCTGAGCTGCGAGAGCTCACCGCCGTGGTGCGCAGCCCGTGGCGCGGTATTCACTCTCTGGCGGTGCTGGGCGGCAACGGTGGCGTCGGCAAGACGATGATGACCGCCGCGCTCGGCTCCGTGCTTTCCGAACTGCGCCGCAAGGACATGGTGCTGGCCACCGACGCCGACCCCGGCCAGTCGGCCAACCTGGCTTCCTGGATCGACCCGTCGGCTTCATCCACCTTCGCCGACGTGCTGGCGCAGCACGAGCCGGAACGCAATTTCGATCTACGCTTCTTCGTCGGCCAGAACTCCGAGACCGGCCTGGATGTGCTTGCCGCCAACTCCCATTCGGTGCGCCCCCGCGGCGAACTGAATGCCGAGATCTACACCCAGGCTCACCACCGGCTGCAGCGGCTCTACAGTCTGCTCATCACCGACACCGGCGTGGACTTCTGGCATCCAGTGATGCCCGGCGTGCTGCGGTGCGCCAACGGTGTGGTGCTGGTGGCGGCCGCCACACCGGTCGGCGCCGAGGGCGCGGTGCGCGCCATCGAATGGCTGATTGCCGAGGGCTACGAGTACCTCATCCCGCGAATGGTGGTGGTGATCAACCATGTTCGCGGCTACGACAATCGCGAGGACCGCAGGAACTCCGAGCGGCTGGTCGCCGCGATGGTGGCCCGATTCCACCGGTGGATCTCACCCAACCACATCGTGGCCGTGCCGTATGACCCGCATATCGCGACGGCAGGCCCGCTGGATATTCAGCAATTGCAGCCGGAGACCTGGCACGGCTTGTTGACGGCGGCGGCTTCGGTCTCCGCGGGCCTAGCCAGCGCCTGGAGCGTCTAG